Proteins encoded together in one Bos indicus isolate NIAB-ARS_2022 breed Sahiwal x Tharparkar chromosome 3, NIAB-ARS_B.indTharparkar_mat_pri_1.0, whole genome shotgun sequence window:
- the LOC109556861 gene encoding cytochrome P450 2J2-like, with protein sequence MLEALSSLATALWAALRPDTVLLGTLAFLLFVDFLKRRHPKNYPPGPPGLPFVGNLFQLDPEKVPLVLHQFVKKYGNVFSLDFGTVPSVLITGLPLIKEVLVHQGQIFSNRPIVPLQEHIINNKGLIMSSGQLWKEQRRFALTTLRNFGLGKKSLEERIQEEASYLIQTIREENGQPFDPHLTINNAVSNIICSITFGERFDYQDDQFQELLRMLDEILNLQTSMCCQLYNVFPRIMNFLPGPHQALFSNMEKMKMFVARMIENHKRDWNPAEARDFIDAYLQEIEKHKGDATSSFQEENLIYNTLDLFLAGTETTSTSLRWGLLFMALNPEIQEKVQAEIDRVLGQSQQPSMAARESMPYTNAVIHEVLRMGNIIPLNVPREVAVDTTLAGYHLPKGTMVMTNLTALHRDPTEWATPDTFNPEHFLENGQFKKRESFLPFSIGKRMCLGEQLARTELFIFFTSLLQKFTFRPPENEQLSLKFRVSLTLAPVSHRLCAVPRG encoded by the exons ATGCTGGAAGCCCTGAGCTCCCTGGCGACGGCCCTCTGGGCCGCGCTCCGTCCTGACACCGTCCTGCTGGGGACACTCGCCTTTCTCCTCTTTGTTGATTTCCTCAAAAGGCGGCATCCAAAGAACTACCCGCCGGGGCCCCCCGGCCTGCCCTTCGTAGGCAATTTGTTCCAGCTGGACCCTGAGAAGGTGCCCCTGGTCCTTCATCAG TTTGTGAAGAAATATGGGAATGTTTTTAGCTTGGATTTTGGTACAGTTCCTTCTGTTCTTATAACTGGATTGCCCTTAATTAAAGAAGTGCTTGTCCACCAAGGCCAAATCTTCTCCAACCGCCCTATAGTGCCTCTCCAAGAGCACATCATAAACAACAAAG GCTTGATCATGTCCAGTGGCCAGTTATGGAAGGAACAAAGAAGGTTTGCCCTGACAACTCTTAGGAACTTTGGTTTAGGAAAGAAGAGCTTAGAGGAACGCATTCAGGAGGAGGCCTCCTACCTCATCCAGACGATAAGAGAGGAGAACG gaCAGCCTTTTGACCCTCACTTGACAATCAACAATGCCGTTTCCAATATTATTTGCTCCATCACCTTCGGGGAGCGCTTTGACTACCAGGATGATCAGTTCCAGGAACTGCTGAGGATGCTGGATGAGATATTAAATCTGCAGACGTCAATGTGCTGCCAG CTCTACAATGTTTTTCCAAGGATAATGAATTTCCTTCCGGGTCCGCACCAAGCACTCTTTAGTAATATGGAGAAAATGAAGATGTTTGTTGCCCGTATGATTGAAAACCACAAGAGAGACTGGAATCCTGCTGAAGCAAGAGACTTCATTGATGCTTATCTCCAGGAAATAGAAAAG CATAAGGGTGATGCTACTTCAAGTTTCCAGGAAGAAAACCTCATCTACAACACCCTGGACCTCTTCCTTGCTGGAACAGAGACGACTTCAACCAGCCTGCgctgggggctgctcttcatggCCCTTAACCCCGAAATCCAAG AAAAAGTCCAAGCTGAGATTGACAGGGTGCTTGGCCAATCACAACAGCCAAGCATGGCCGCTCGAGAGTCCATGCCCTACACCAACGCTGTCATCCATGAGGTGCTGCGAATGGGGAACATCATCCCTCTGAACGTGCCCCGGGAGGTGGCAGTGGACACCACCCTGGCTGGATACCACCTGCCCAAG GGCACCATGGTCATGACTAACCTGACTGCACTGCACAGGGACCCCACAGAGTGGGCCACCCCTGACACCTTCAATCCAGAGCATTTTCTGGAGAATGGACAGtttaagaaaagggaatcctttcTGCCTTTTTCAATAG GAAAGCGGATGTGCCTTGGAGAACAGTTGGCCAGGactgagttgtttattttttttacctcACTTCTGCAAAAATTTACCTTCAGGCCTCCAGAGAATGAGCAGTTGAGCCTGAAGTTCAGAGTTAGCTTGACCCTTGCCCCAGTCAGCCACCGGCTCTGTGCTGTTCCCCGAGGGTGA